The genomic stretch GCGTCAGCATGATCTCCCCGAGCCCCTTGCCGATCTTCCCGCGCACGAACAGGACGAGACCGAACGCGAACGCCCACGCCAGGAGCAGTCCCTTCAGCCCGAGAGTGTCGACGACCGCGTGGTTGTAGGAGTCGGCCGCCTTCTGCGCCGGGGCCGCCAGCAGCTTGATCAGCGGGAAGCGGAAGGCGAACTCGACGGCCCAGCAGGACAGCCCCACCACCAGCCGGATGAGGGTGAACAGGCCGGACATGATGAACGCGTACGCATTCGACTTCAGGGAGAACACCGAACCGCCCTGCGCGGACAGCTCGTATCCGTCGATCGGCACGCCCTCGGAACTGTCCACGTTCAGCGGCGACAGCAGCCCCTCCCCGCCGTCGGCGGCGTAGGCGACCTGGCTGTTGACCAGCAGGAACACGCACGCGATACCCACCGTGAAAGCAGCCGCCCGCAGCGATCCGCGATCGAGGCGGCGCATCAGGGGCCACGTCCAAAGGCCCCGGTGGCCGATCACGACGCACCCGCCGTCTGGCGGCCCGCAGGCGTGACGGCAGCGTCCGGCACGGCAGGCAGAGGGTGGGGGCGCTGCCCGGGCGTGGTGGTGACACCGTCCTTGAGGCGCTGCACCTCGGGGATGAGGACCTTGATGCGCGAGGTGTTCATCCGCGGAGCCGTCAGCAGCATCTCGCCTTCGCGGCCGCGGTGCCCGACGGGGGACAGGCCCGTCGTCACCAGGCGGAGCATCTCGGGGTCGTCCGGGTTCTGTCCCACGAACTGAAGGGCCCGGCGGGCCCGCTCGCGGTCGCTGGTGCGTCCGCACGCGCGGTAGGCGAACAGGCCGCGGTCCTTGCCCAGTTCGAGAGCGTCCTGGGCGCCGGCGATGAGGCCGGCGAAGTGCTTGCGGCCGTCGTGCAGGACCTCGCTGATGAGGGCCTCACCCTCGGAGGAACTGGAGAGCCACCACAACTCGTCCATCGCGATCGCGCAGAACCGGGAGACGTCCTCGAAGGCCGTCTGCCGGGAGATCGCTGCGATCAGGTAGAGGACCGCCCGGCCGATCAAAGCCTCCAGCGGCTGCTGCTTGAGGACCTCGGGGTTGGCCATGGCCTCACGCGGCGGCAGGGTCAGGCCCGCGGTCGTGATGACGATCAGATCCGCGCGGGCATCGTCGCCCAACTGCACCGGCTCCAGCGCCGGATCGAAGACCATCGAGGCCAGCTGATTGGACGCGACGATCCGCAGCAGGTCCACGAGAGTGGCCGCCGCATCCCGGCGCGTGCCGTCGGCGCTGGCCGCCATGTCCTCCAGCTCGACGATGACCTGCTGCATGGACGGCTGGGCGCGCAGCGCCGCCAGCTCGACCGCCCGGTGCAGCACGCCGCCGGCCACCGTCATCGGCCCGATGCCCAACTGCAGGGTCAGGTAGCTGAGCGCGTAGTGCGTGCCCTGCGCCCGGCCGGGGAACATCCGCAGCGGGTCGATGGACAGACCGGCGGCCGCCGCGTCGATGACCTGGCAGCGGCCCGGCGCCGCGCTGCGCGCGAAGGTGGCCCACTCCCGCAAGGGGGTGCGGTCGATGCAGATCGCGCGGCCGCCGCGGTCCACGACGGCCTGCGTCACGAGCTTTTGCAGCACGCTCTTGCCCGCGCCCGGGTCGGCGACGACCGCCAGGGACGCCGACGCATCGGCCTTGGGGGCATCGGCGATGTTCAGCAGCACCGGGCGGGTGGTCCCGCAGTCCAAGTCGACGCCCAGGAGCATCCCGCCCGGGTCACCGCACTCGTTCAAGGTCAGCGGCGCCAGCATCGCCCAGTCCTCCGACACCTGGTGCTGGACGAACTCGCGCACCGCAGGCGGGCGGGGGGTGGCCGGCAGGCCCAGCGTGAACAGCGACTCCTGCATCCCGGCGGGCCGGACCGCACGGTAGTCCGCCATCGCCAGCACCGAGGCCAGCGCCCGGGCCCGCCCGTCGCACACCGCGGGGTCGGGCCCCCACACGCACAGCGTCGTGACCGACTGGACCTCGACCTCGACACTCGTGCGGGCCAGCCGGGCATCCAGATCACCCAGGTCCCGTGCCGCACTGAGCAGCGAGGCGGGCATTCCGGTGGGCCGGGCCGCGTACTGGTCCGACTGGTCGACGAGCTCGGTCTTCTTGCGCTGCACCTGGCGCCGCGCCTTGTCCGCGGACACGATCGTCAGGTCGACGCAGAAGTCGACGGGGAATTCCAGCGACTCCAACTGCGCGAACAGATCAGCGGACTCCACACTCACCGCAGGCGGGCACTCCGCCAGCGCCAGATGCGCCTGGTAGCCCACGCCCTGCTCCGTCTCCACCTGAAGCCAGCGCCGGACCAGCGGCGAGCTGTCACCACGCCGCCACCACGGCCCCGCCGAATCCCGGCCACGCCGGCCGCGCTCCGGACGGCGGCCGCGCGCGCCCGGCACTCTGCCGTCCTCCACGACGTCCTGGTCCTCGTCCTGGGCGCGCTGCCCGTCCGTTCCGCCCTCCAGCAGCCGCACCTGACCCAGGTCCGCGTAGCTGGGGGACTGCAGGTACTCGCCCCTCACCTGCCCGCCATACAGCGGACTGGCGGCGGCCTGCGACAGCAGCGGCTCATCCAGGCCCCGACACAGGGCGTGCTGCACCATCCACACGACCTCCGCGGGCGTTGCGGGACGGAATGACACCGACCCCGTCAGCTGCTGCTCGACCTGCTCCGCCAACTGCCGGTAGGCGGCCACGTCGCGGCGGGTCACCGCGGCCGGCTTCACCCCCAGCGACGCCGACAGCTCGGCCCACAGCGCTCCGGCTGTCGCGGACCTCTGCATGCTGCCCC from Streptomyces sp. NBC_01571 encodes the following:
- a CDS encoding ATP-binding protein, whose product is MRVSIRHIAGHLVWTAHGTVWAIYRLHPGPGGDGRSAESVQGAYLPAQVRDELIAKAAHLVRSLALAGSPRLYGLCAQVDAGEVALKMLEGADATAAPAKASGMHPWAEVADAALDLLADQEMHQRTLWLAVPLVAERGSMQRSATAGALWAELSASLGVKPAAVTRRDVAAYRQLAEQVEQQLTGSVSFRPATPAEVVWMVQHALCRGLDEPLLSQAAASPLYGGQVRGEYLQSPSYADLGQVRLLEGGTDGQRAQDEDQDVVEDGRVPGARGRRPERGRRGRDSAGPWWRRGDSSPLVRRWLQVETEQGVGYQAHLALAECPPAVSVESADLFAQLESLEFPVDFCVDLTIVSADKARRQVQRKKTELVDQSDQYAARPTGMPASLLSAARDLGDLDARLARTSVEVEVQSVTTLCVWGPDPAVCDGRARALASVLAMADYRAVRPAGMQESLFTLGLPATPRPPAVREFVQHQVSEDWAMLAPLTLNECGDPGGMLLGVDLDCGTTRPVLLNIADAPKADASASLAVVADPGAGKSVLQKLVTQAVVDRGGRAICIDRTPLREWATFARSAAPGRCQVIDAAAAGLSIDPLRMFPGRAQGTHYALSYLTLQLGIGPMTVAGGVLHRAVELAALRAQPSMQQVIVELEDMAASADGTRRDAAATLVDLLRIVASNQLASMVFDPALEPVQLGDDARADLIVITTAGLTLPPREAMANPEVLKQQPLEALIGRAVLYLIAAISRQTAFEDVSRFCAIAMDELWWLSSSSEGEALISEVLHDGRKHFAGLIAGAQDALELGKDRGLFAYRACGRTSDRERARRALQFVGQNPDDPEMLRLVTTGLSPVGHRGREGEMLLTAPRMNTSRIKVLIPEVQRLKDGVTTTPGQRPHPLPAVPDAAVTPAGRQTAGAS